The window GCCGTCGCTTTTGTGCGCAGGGAACTAAAATCTGTGTCGCACCGCGACAAATACGCCGGCTCGACTCCGCGATAACGAAGCGTAAGCTTGCCGTCTGCTCCAACGAGCCCAGGCTCGCCTAAAAAATAAAAATGCGGAGGACACCATGCTCGATAAGGCCCCCAACGGCAAAGTCTCCGAAATTCTTAATGCGCTGGATGCGGCGCTTTCGGCCGGCGATGTGGATCGCGCCGTCGCTCTGTTCCAGACAGATTGCTACTGGCGCGATCTCGTGACCTTCACCTGGAATATTCGCACCATGGAGGGCAAGGATCAGGTTCGGGACATGCTGAAGCCGCAGCTGTCAGCCACCAAACCGTCGAACTGGCGGATCGCCGATGGCGAAAACGCCTCCGAGGCCGATGGGATCACCGACAGCTGGATTGAATTCGAAACCCATGTGGCGCGTGGCTTCGGGCACATTCGTGTGAGGGACGGCCTGATCTGGACGCTGCTGACCAGCATGAGCGAGCTGAAGGGCCACGAGGAGCCGCTCGGCACGGATCGTCCGATGGGCGCGAAGCACGGCGTCGACCGCAACCGCAAGACCTGGAAAGAGGAGCGGGAGGCGGAAGCGGCCGAGCTCGGTTATACGCGCCAGCCGTATTGCGTCATCGTTGGTGGCGGGCAGGGCGGCATCGCGCTGGCGGCGCGGCTGCGCCAGCTCGATGTGCCGACCATCGTGATCGAGCGCAACGAACGCGCCGGCGACAGCTGGCGCAAGCGTTACAAGTCGCTCTGCCTGCACGATCCGGTCTGGTACGACCATCTGCCCTATTTGCCATTCCCGCGGAACTGGCCGGTGTTTTCACCCAAGGACAAGATCGGCGACTGGCTGGAGATGTACACCAAGGTGATGGAGCTGAATTACTGGAGTTCGACCACCTGCAAGACAGCCTCCTACGACGACAAGGCCGGCGAATGGACCGTGGTGGTCGAACGCGACGGCAAGGAGATCGTGCTCAGGCCGAAACAGCTGGTGCTTGCCACGGGAATGTCGGGCAAGGCCAACGTGCCAAAGTTCGAGGGCATGGAGTCCTTCAAGGGCGACCAGCATCATTCGTCGCAGCATCCGGGGCCGGACAATTATCGCGGCAAGAAGGCGGTGGTGATCGGCTCCGACAATTCCGCGCACGATATCTGTGCGGCGCTGTGGGAAAATGGCGTCGACGTCACCATGGTGCAGCGCTCGTCCACCCACATCGTCAAGTCGGACTCGCTGATGGAGCTCGGGCTGGCCGGGCTCTATTCGGAACAGGCGGTCGAGGCCGGCATGACCACGGCCAAAGCGGACATGACCTTTGCGTCGATCCCTTACAAGATCCTGCATCAATTCCAGATCCCGGTTTACAACGCCATCCGGGAGCGCGACGCCGATTTCTACAAGCGGCTGGAGAAGGCCGGCTTCATGCTTGACTATGGCGACGACGAGTCCGGCCTGTTCATGAAGTACCTGCGCCGCGGCTCCGGCTATTACATCGACGTCGGCGCCTCCGACCTGGTCGCTGACGGCAGCATCAGGTTGAAAAGCGGCGTCGACGTCAAAAAGCTGACGGCGAATTCGGTGATCCTCAGCGACGGCACCGAGCTGCCCGCCGATCTCGTGGTCTATGCCACCGGTTACGGCTCGATGAACGGCTGGGCGGCCGACCTGATTTCAAAGGAAGTC is drawn from Bradyrhizobium prioriisuperbiae and contains these coding sequences:
- a CDS encoding NAD(P)/FAD-dependent oxidoreductase yields the protein MLDKAPNGKVSEILNALDAALSAGDVDRAVALFQTDCYWRDLVTFTWNIRTMEGKDQVRDMLKPQLSATKPSNWRIADGENASEADGITDSWIEFETHVARGFGHIRVRDGLIWTLLTSMSELKGHEEPLGTDRPMGAKHGVDRNRKTWKEEREAEAAELGYTRQPYCVIVGGGQGGIALAARLRQLDVPTIVIERNERAGDSWRKRYKSLCLHDPVWYDHLPYLPFPRNWPVFSPKDKIGDWLEMYTKVMELNYWSSTTCKTASYDDKAGEWTVVVERDGKEIVLRPKQLVLATGMSGKANVPKFEGMESFKGDQHHSSQHPGPDNYRGKKAVVIGSDNSAHDICAALWENGVDVTMVQRSSTHIVKSDSLMELGLAGLYSEQAVEAGMTTAKADMTFASIPYKILHQFQIPVYNAIRERDADFYKRLEKAGFMLDYGDDESGLFMKYLRRGSGYYIDVGASDLVADGSIRLKSGVDVKKLTANSVILSDGTELPADLVVYATGYGSMNGWAADLISKEVAAKVGKVWGLGSSTTKDPGPWEGEQRNMWKPTQQQALWFHGGNLHQSRHYSQYLSLQLKARKEGIATPVYGLQQVHHAG